The following DNA comes from Solanum stenotomum isolate F172 chromosome 11, ASM1918654v1, whole genome shotgun sequence.
ctttgAACATTTCCCAATCTAGAGGATCTGCATCTTCCGATCTCCCTGCTTTTCATTGGTTGAACCAAGGTTAAGCAACaaccttaagttgataagcagCTAACTCCGTCTTTTTCACCAGTGTCACTCCCATAATCATCAATACcttgtaaacctcatcaatgaactcttgaagaTCTTCATtaaccttagaaccatgaaactcccgaggattcattctagtcaagtccctcactctagatgttatcatacccacatttgggttcacgggaaacacaacctccctattggcttgggctGTCATGGTTTGAGCCAATACTTGAAAAGCATCCCTAAACTTCTCATTAGTCACTTGCCTGGTCAAAGGGTCAACCGGAGCTTGAGCAAGAGATTCTTGTTCCACACTTTCCTTCACATTCCTTCTAGTGTAAGCTTTTCGAGTAGCCATGTAATGTATAACATCGGGTAAtgattaggagagagaccttatagagttaaactctatcgcacgactttagagtaatgaaagaagcggagtttcctaatcatcttgtagcctctcattcataaatgtggcgcgcttcacactcatgaacaagactctactcaatGTGGTTTATGAAACATCCTAGGACGATTCTAAACcgtgtgctctaataccaagtttgtcacgacccaggggtacaccctacatgtaacatggcgtacagGACCCCGAGAGGCAcaatacaagccacttagcattcataacacaagaaatagaacaaaagagataaatacaacatttcaagtccaagagttttataaaagtaaagctAAAGTCTAAACATTTATCTCATTAGGCATCTAGTACGATAAAATGAAATTGgacctagcccatacatcacgtccaaaactgaaaacaagaaagaaactGAAATCAATGATAATTCTTCgtcgaaacatgaggactcaccaaagctcagaAATCTCACAAATCAACCTCTAGACACGAAACTAAGAACCCTGACAATTGGatcctacatttggggaaatgtaggcaagagtatgtgttagtacaaaatatgtaccaagtgTGATAGCCATTTATATAAACATCTAAAACATGCTAAGAAGGGACATTTTCATAAGTAAGCAATGATCAAGCTAAAACACGCATCTTGAGAGTTAGAaaccataagtcataaaacatgatcaatgcGAATGAACATCATCGTAAACACACTTacgatacttccttgaagtaacctGGCTCACCAtaaaacttttcttatttgtgggaagtagccttaacggacgtataagaccatgtgagctatcaacatggaatctggtgtctacaccacaccgaaaaagggtgtcctacttgccacggaaggaccatgaacttctagctatggtggatccactagctaatgtctatctagacaatcatcctataggggcacataggtaaggcataaagagattgcttctagaaacccggcctctactaacgggagagcttctaTCTCAATATCCtatcggtgctaagcataaattccacggaatagtcattttcttaacttattcttattatccatggaagggcacgtcatcttgtcaatccaagctaagtcatatgTCATCTACAGAAAGGCATCATTCAATGACCAATCCAATCTAGCCAAtgcatcatccatggaaaggtacaattaagtaaccaatccaagctgggtcttattagaatagctcctaaaatcttttttaaaaaaaaataatttgtgggCTAGTGGTCATTTTTATTGATCAATCCTCAaccaaaatacaaaaagaacAGGTCTCCTAAAATCCCTCTTTCAGCCCAATTGCTAAAAAAGCCTAATAAATCAGGAAGTCTAAGTAATTGACTTAGTTCTTTCCATTCCCTAAAAAAAGGTTTCCTAAAGCACTCTCTCTTCTTCTTGCTTTCAAAAAATCCTCAGCTTCTATTTTCCATCTCCTTTCTCAGATTCTTtgctctttctccttctttggGTGATCAATGTTCTCCATCCTTGGAACGACAGAGTAATATCAGCTCGCCAAGGTACTCCTCCTTGTCTTCTAGTGTCCACTTCCTGATTTGTTTCTAACTTTACTTTTTGTGTAGATGTGAATCCAATGGAGGTGTTTTTGGTTCTTGGTGAACTTTTGTACGATGAACCATAGTACTCCTTCTAAAGCTCAAGGTATATCGCTCTTGAGGCGAGTTTTCTCTGTTAATGCTGAATCGGTTTGGCATTCCCCTTTTTGCTGGTCCTTTTTTGTAAGCTGGAAAAGTATAGGCTAGGAGGCTTAGTTACGGCTATGAAGCTTTCTTGCAATCTAAActttaatatgtatatatgatagATGTGATCTTCTTTCTGCATATTCTTTATTAGCATGTTTGTACTATCATTCTGGTCTTGATTCGCAATGCTAGTAGTTGCTGCTTGTCTACATTGATAATTTTCCTACCTCTGCTAGATAGATCATGAAAGTTATGTGCTTGTATTGTCTCTGCTTGCTCCATCGCTTGATTTTCTAGATAGTCCGCCAAGGGGTTTGCCTATCTGAATATATGCTTGATGTGAACTTGTTTCCTTGTTATGATCTTTTGTATCTCTTCAATATTTTCTGCATACTCCCACGGGATTTTCCACTGCCTGGTTAATATGTTCTTTAACGTCAAGGAATTTGTTTCTAGGATGATCTTCTCAAAGCTTTGTGTTTTACAATATAGCATCACCCTCCATACTCTCATTATTTCAACATCCATATTTGTGGCTATCCCAATATGTTGTGCTTGCATACAGTAGGTCACATATGATATCCCTTATACTGAATCCATATGAGTTGTGTCCCGGGTTACCTCTGCAGGCTCTATCAGTGTTGCATTTGACCCATTTGCCGTCTGGAGGCTCCAAGTGTACCATTAAATAATACAAGGTTGGCTTATGTATTTAATGTGTGTATGGTATCCAGCCACTCTAGCTTAGTTCTCCTTATCCATGGGTACTTCTCCTTGAGTAGCAATTTTATTGTCAGTTGACATTGGCCCCGCCATTTTATTGTATGCCAGTTCTTTGCCATGCCTTCTACTGTTTCTTCTCTTCCATAGTTCCCACGTGATGATTGTTGGTATTGTCTTGTAAATTTGCCTCAACTTATGTTGACCTGGCCACTCCCACCAGGTTGTGATTAGTTGTTGCAAATGCAATCCTTCAATGCTtatacctgcacatgtagcaaaaTGCTTCCATAGCCGTTGGGCTACAGGAGCAGTTAGAAAAAGGTGTTGTATTGTTTCCTCCCTTCCTTCGTCACAACAATAGAAATTGGACACCATGTTCACTCTCATTGTCTTGAGAATATCATCTATGGGTATTCTCTTTCTCCAGACCCTCCATAGGAAGAATGCAATTTTAAAAGGAAGCCTTTTTACCCATATGTTATCTCGCCAttccatttcttcatttttcctctTCACTAGCTGATATGTTgatttaacattaaattctccTTACGAATTTCCCATCCACCACGGCTTGTCCTTCTCTTTCTTGTTCAATGTCGGACTAATGTTATCCACAATATGATTCACCATTTCCTGTGAAATGAGTTGTTGTAATCTTTGTGTGTTACACTGCCCATTAAGTATCATCTTCTTGACCTCTATTTCCTCCTCTACTCcttgtatttctttataatATAGAGCGCCCTGTTTAGTCCAGTTATCCATCTAGAGTTGGCACTTCCCTCTTTTTGTTGCCACCAGATCTCGTGCTCAACCTCCTCCTTGactctcataatttttttctaaatctgTGACGCTCCTTATTTTGTGCCATGATTGGATGATgttttttacaatatttattccaCGTAAAAGAACTCCAGAGAGATGTTGAAGTTCTAAAAATCCACCAGAGCTTCGCAAACATAGCATTGGAAACATCATGCAATTATCTTAATCCTAAGCCTCCTTCCCTTTTTCCAACCAATTCATCCAGTGTTTGCCCTTGACTCCCGCCTGATTGCCCCAGAAGAACTTTGCAaacatttgatgaatttgatcaATCACACCTTTAGGGGGTTCATAGTTGATAGCGTGTATATAGGCATAGACTGTAACACATGATTTATCAATATAAACTTTCCCCCAAAAGTTAGAAATCTATTCTGCCATGAATAAATTCTTGCAACAATCTTCTTGATGAGCCCTTCATAGTATCTTCTGTGTTTCCTGTCATAGTAAACTGGACACCCTAGATATGTGAAAGGAAAATTTCCGGGTTTAAGTCCTCTTAACTTTCTCAATCTTATTGTCATAATCAATGGTGTTTTTTCATGTAGGTTGAAAAAACTTTTATCTTCATTGACCTTTTGACCTGATACAATCTCATATCCTCTCAATACCTTCATCATTTGGATAACTGGTCCTCTGTCCCCTGAACCAAACAAAATAGTGTCGTCTGCATATAGATGGTTAGTTTTAGGACTCCATTTTGGCATCCCAAAACCTTTAAAATTATCTAGATCATGTTGATAATTTAAATTTCTGGACAACACTTTTGCAACAATAATGAACAAGGTGGGGGAGAGGGGGTCTCCTTGTTTTAAACCTCGAGCAGACCGAAATTCATAGTTTAGTTGAGAAATCTTTCAACCCtaagaatcctttatgtgagaatgtcttttcacaaatcatgctttaatatgtttatgagaaatcctttcaacaacaccacaacaatcatcatcattgatacttcactctcaaagcattcTTAAAACATTTACGTAAATCTCATAagaacatgcttaatttcataatctcctctttcataattcaaaatcgacatcatatcatcataattggaaaacatgggatttacatgggttcatggggaatcatcataaaatcatagtatttcatcaattcatgcataaaagatcataattcaatcatttaaatcaacattgaagagaacccatggcaattgaagaaaaccctaactcaattggggatttctaacttttaaaataggagaatttgggaactccatgaatggaaggaatccatgaaagaaaactatcatacctcaaagccaattgcttatcttcaatggaggaatgaagacttgacttgaaaccctaggttgaatccttcttcttcaaactttctagaaagagaaatattttggagaggagacttgttcttcttttagaaatttgagagaatgatttcaattgggGAAATTTTGAGGATTAAAACACTTATATGAGGTTCTTAGAGAAGGGTAAAACNCAACAACACCACAACaatcatcatcattgatacttcactctcaaagcattcTTAAAACATTTACGTAAATCTCATAAGAACATGCTTATTTTTCATAATCTCctctttcataattcaaaatccacatcatatcatcataattgaaaaacatgggatttacatgggttcatggggaatcatcataaaatcatagtatttcatcaattcatgcataaaagatcataattcaatcatttaaatcaacattgaagagaacccatggcaattgaagaaaaccccaactcaattggggatttctaacttttaaaataggagaatttgggaactccatgaatggaaggaatccatgcaagaaaactatcatacctcaaagccaattgcttatcttcaatggaggaatgaagacttgacttgaaaccctaggttgaatccttcttcttcaagctttcaagaaagagaaatattttggaaaggagacttgttcttcttttagaaatttgagagaatgatttcaattAGGGAAATTTTGAGGATTAAAACACTTATATGGGGGTCTTAGAGAAGGGTAAAACAACATAGTAttaggataaaataattaggaaaagacctaaATGCCTGAAGAATAATTGTCAACCTTCGACCTGCGACTTTTACCGACGGACCATGGTCTGACTGATGGTCCATCCTGCATGTCCGTCGTCAGCTTCAGAAACTGAAATTTGAGGCCATGATACACAGGCCTCCTCCACGGACCATGGACCCAACGATGGTCTATTGGTCCAGGCCGTGGTTCGTGATCTCCTGAGCAACTTTGGTTGGCCAATCCATGGAccagacctacggtccgtggttcagTCCACAGGTCGTTGTTGGCCTCGGTTGGATGGCAccagaaaattttgaaaactgCCAATTTGCCCTTTCtcgaatccgaggtgttacatgtGATCACGTGCTAaagaattatataaaaaattgattgagACTTCTTTCAATAGGATGTTCACCAAATATAATGATGAATTTCTGAGTGAACAATAATTAATTcttcactaattttttttatagataaagGTGGAGAactaattgaaattttgaagcttcttttgaataatatttatctaaataGTTTGTTATGATCATTATAATTCTAtctaattcatatatatatatatactaggtaCAAGAGTCCTTGTACGGCCCCaacatatgttatttttttatttcaatttatgtgtcacataaaatttgaagagtgaattaattttttatatgactttttgatatttaaagttactaattattataatttataatattttttatgtaactttcaataGTATATGTTACTATGGTTGtgccaatttatgtgacacggATAATTTATCATGTCTTATAGATTttaaagttattaattattgtgacttatagtactttttatgtcatcttaaaaaataatacatgctACTTACTTTGTTCCAATCTATGTTGCAGATATAAAATTTGGAAAGGCTATCAAAATtgtatatgtcttttaaatattttaagattttaattattttaatttatagaactttttacataaatttaaacaatatatgttattctctctattcaattaatatgacaCTAATATTTCGAGCcctatttaatatttgtatatgccttttaaatttttaagttgataattattgttacttataatactttttacatcattttaataacataacataaaagtacaaaaagtctcaacttaaattttttaaaagccacataaaaaatttgatggacTCTCAAAATCCTACtaataccacataaattgataGTTTGATAcaattaaaataacatatattatttaaaaattatataaataataccataaatcacaataattaaaatattttccgcGTCCAAAGAAAGAATAGCCATTAATTCAGGGTAAAATGATGTAAgagtttatatatatgattaactAATGATGTGTCCAATCTGTGGTCTTAGGTAACATAAAAATTTACTCCTAGTagattatataaattattttaggaGGTGAAAATAATCTCAACTGCATGTTGTGGGTAACCCACCAATCCAAAGGTAGTTGAAGCCATTCAAAACCCCCCACCCTCTCTTCCTCCTAATATCTGTTTTAGGGTTTCCTTCACCCTTTGATCAACAACCATGGATATTGAATCCACGGAGCTTCAAGACTGGGAGCTGCTCCACCCAAACTCACCTTCGGATTCCGAGCTCGATCTCAACTCAGCCAAAAACCACGATACTTTCGTCGAAATTGGCCATGAAACAGAGGCTCTTATTCAAACCAATTACTTCTCCATGGCTACTCCTTTTCATGCTTATGGTGTTGAAAAGGGCTCTGAGGAATCAGATAATTCAGGTGAATTCTGGTCTGATGATCATCAATTTGAGGGGGTAATTGATGTGGGTATGCTAGAAAACCCGAAAGGACAACTGGGTCTTGGAGGAATTGATGAGATGGGTGGTGAAAATGAAGTGAAATTAAGGGAACTTAAGGGTATAACCGAGGTGGGTGTTGtggaaaattcaaaattacGAATGGGATTTGGTGAAATCGAAGAGATGGAGAATGAGGGTAAAGCCGATGTGGGTGTGGTGCAAAACTCAAAAATGGAAGTGGATTTTGAAGAAATTGATGATATAGGTAGTGAGACTCGGAAGGAATTTTGGCCTGATTCTGATGGAGTTGGACATGGTGGTGTCAAGTTTGGGGATGTTGAAGAGATGTCAGAGTCTTGTGTAGaagaaaaggaggaaaatgAGACGGTTGAAGGTGAAAAGAGGGATGAAATTGTTGGAGTAGAAGTTAGTAAAGCAGGAGATCAGAAGAGTAGTGTGGTGTGGTGGAAGGTGCCATTGGAGCTTCTGAAGTATTGTGTGTTCAGAGTTAGGCCTATGTGGGCCTTCTCCGTAGCTGCTGCTGTGATGGGGTTTGTGATATTAGGTCGTAGATTGTataagatgaagaagaagaccaaggGCTTGGAGCTCAAAGTTACCGTCAATGATAAGGTTAGATTTCAATACTGTTATGTTAGTTCCATTCTTTTTTCCTTGCTATAGGTGCTAACGGCTAACCTTAAGCAGAGGCGTATTAAGAGGCGTTTTCAGGATTTTGAAatgatgggtgcactattacaaaaagtgaatctaagatataaatttgatcggtttaacatttaggttcttatcactaaaaataattaaaattttaaaactataggACCAAAGTTATTTTTACCTATCCAAACCACTTATaccaattttaaaaaggaaaataaaacatgataaataaaatattcaaatttctaacctcacttagagaggtgcacccaattATAATTGCACATTATGATACTTCAAGTGTGGGTTTacatatctatatttaaattatttttaaaaaaaatataacactactatatcaggaggggagcatgggttcacatgaacccggtgaccccctcCTGGATATGCCTCTGACCTTAAGCTTCAATGTGGGTTTAGATTGGATACTGCTTCATCCTCTTTAtcctaataaataaatgaaatgtTTTATGCTTTTGACAAAAATACATAGACAGTTTTTGTATATAAGTGCTGGGCTATTTTGATGGTAATGTAGAAGAGGGAGAGTTTAAAACTCCTAACTGGAACCCAAGGGGTCATGACTCTTTAGCAGTTTAGTGAGTATAGAAGATCGGTTTTATGGTATTCTAGTTATATGACCCTCTTCACAAGAGAtcagtaaataaaataaaagagatcTTTGTAaggtcattttcttttattcaactACTCGTGAATACAACAATATTGTACAACAGATTTGCTTGTCTAAATGCAAGACAGAGTCGGAGGAAACCATAATTAGTTTTTGACTTTATCAGTTTGGGTTTTAATTTCATCTTCATCAAGGTTTAAGTTCAAATACTAACATACTTCCATGATATTTTCTTCAACCCCCCAAATCTTTCTGATTGGATGTCTTATACTtagattttcattgtttttttccTAATTGAGAACTTTTTTTTTAGCTAGCTATGCATTGTGGTTCGAAAAGAGTGATATTTTAAGTTAGCTATGTATTATGGTGATCTGAAGAGAAGGTGTCAGACTTTggcattttcttgattttttcggTTGTCACTTGCATCATGTTCAAATTGTATCTAGGATATTGGTTCCAGTGTGATATGCATCTTGAAGGTATAGGATATGGCTAGTTATGCATCACATCTGGCTCCTGATGAAGTGTTGATTTTATAGAGCAATAGTATAATGGCTGATAAAACCCTCAGACTTTTGTTACTTTGTATCAATTTCGGTTAATCAGGATTTCTGTTTCTTCTTTTACAAGTGAATGCCAGCTTAAAATGCGTTGTTGCAACATAACTTGTTTATTCTAGCTCAGCCTGATATCGCTTGTAATTACTTCTCAGAGCATGTAATGGTCACATGATTGGATAATACCAAAATTGGTGATTCTTTTGAAGCAGTTGTTTCAACAAGAGAGTAAAGTGCAAAAATATTTCCCCATGGATGCACATGCTACTGCCAaaattaatagttttaaaaagaTAAGGCTTGATTTACAGTGATATCAGATAATGAAGACCATAGAAATGTTGTTTATCAATATCCCTGTAGCTAGATTCTAGAATGTCTCAAtcataaaaaatttctttttctaaatccataaatttcatcaataaatacCAAGATGGTGTTAGAAATATGTACAATGTTAGCATGTGATTTAACCACCTTCATCTATCAAATCAGAAGGGGCAGACCCACATGGTGTGAAGGGGCTtcgttgaaaaattatattttgtagatgagtaaatcatataattaaaacaaagaCAATACATATAGAAATAATGTTTTGAATCTGCTTGGCATAAGCATGTCCCTTGTTCAGGCGGTCTAGAGGGTTCATTATCTATGTGAGGTTTGTGTTTGAATCACCTTCGTGCCAgtgtcaatttattttttagtctgTATTGGAGTAACTTCAACCGTAAGCCAAGATAAACTAACCTTGCCCTTCTAAATTTATTACTCTTTATGTTCTCAATTTTTGTC
Coding sequences within:
- the LOC125845473 gene encoding uncharacterized protein LOC125845473 isoform X1, encoding MDIESTELQDWELLHPNSPSDSELDLNSAKNHDTFVEIGHETEALIQTNYFSMATPFHAYGVEKGSEESDNSGEFWSDDHQFEGVIDVGMLENPKGQLGLGGIDEMGGENEVKLRELKGITEVGVVENSKLRMGFGEIEEMENEGKADVGVVQNSKMEVDFEEIDDIGSETRKEFWPDSDGVGHGGVKFGDVEEMSESCVEEKEENETVEGEKRDEIVGVEVSKAGDQKSSVVWWKVPLELLKYCVFRVRPMWAFSVAAAVMGFVILGRRLYKMKKKTKGLELKVTVNDKKVSQFMSRAARLNEAFSVVKRVPVIRPQLPATGVSPWPVVSLR
- the LOC125845473 gene encoding uncharacterized protein LOC125845473 isoform X2, translating into MDIESTELQDWELLHPNSPSDSELDLNSAKNHDTFVEIGHETEALIQTNYFSMATPFHAYGVEKGSEESDNSGEFWSDDHQFEGVIDVGMLENPKGQLGLGGIDEMGGENEVKLRELKGITEVGVVENSKLRMGFGEIEEMENEGKADVGVVQNSKMEVDFEEIDDIGSETRKEFWPDSDGVGHGGVKFGDVEEMSESCVEEKEENETVEGEKRDEIVGVEVSKAGDQKSSVVWWKVPLELLKYCVFRVRPMWAFSVAAAVMGFVILGRRLYKMKKKTKGLELKVTVNDKVSQFMSRAARLNEAFSVVKRVPVIRPQLPATGVSPWPVVSLR